The following proteins are encoded in a genomic region of Gimesia algae:
- a CDS encoding ectoine synthase, translated as MIVTQLEDILGTERDVHAETWNSRRLLLAGQKMGFSLHDTLIHPETETEIWYQNHLEAVYCIEGEGEIELIPDGPTYPIQPGMMYALNENDRHLLRAKTQLRMICVFNPPVTGQEVHDENGVYPAAAGTDA; from the coding sequence ATGATTGTAACACAACTGGAGGACATTCTAGGAACAGAACGGGATGTCCATGCAGAAACCTGGAACAGTCGCCGTTTATTACTGGCGGGTCAGAAAATGGGCTTTTCACTGCACGACACTTTGATTCATCCCGAAACAGAAACCGAAATCTGGTATCAGAATCACCTGGAAGCCGTGTACTGCATTGAGGGCGAGGGGGAAATCGAATTGATCCCCGATGGCCCGACCTATCCCATCCAACCCGGAATGATGTACGCCCTGAATGAAAATGACCGACACCTGCTGCGTGCAAAAACACAGTTGCGAATGATCTGTGTTTTTAATCCGCCGGTGACGGGTCAGGAAGTGCATGATGAAAACGGGGTTTATCCGGCTGCCGCTGGTACCGACGCCTGA
- the thpD gene encoding ectoine hydroxylase, with the protein MTANTTTDSTTRVEDLYPSRITQQPEFLERRDPVVYGDAQNGPLNAEQLEQFDRDGFLLLPGFYNDQQVALCHQELDRLRDSAETRQRPEAIVEPNGSALRSLFAVHRPEISTRFSQVASDKRILEMVMQVLGSEVYMHQSRVNLKPGFAGKEFFWHSDFETWHVEDGLPRMRTVSCSLLLDHNYEFNAPLMLLPGSHRKFVTCIGQAPEKHYQTSLKQQKYGVPDPESLTQLVKEHGITQATGPAGSLLLFDCNALHGSNGNITPFPRSNLFFVYNSIWNQLAKPFCNHQPRPEFIASREFSNTMKPREFI; encoded by the coding sequence ATGACTGCCAACACAACAACTGATTCTACTACCCGCGTAGAGGATCTTTATCCATCCCGCATCACCCAGCAGCCCGAGTTCCTCGAACGCCGTGATCCGGTCGTGTATGGAGATGCTCAAAATGGACCGTTGAACGCGGAACAACTGGAGCAATTTGACCGGGATGGTTTCCTCCTGCTACCTGGATTTTATAACGATCAACAGGTGGCTCTATGCCATCAGGAACTCGACAGGCTGCGTGACTCTGCAGAAACCAGACAGCGTCCTGAAGCAATCGTTGAACCGAACGGCTCCGCGTTACGCTCGCTGTTTGCAGTACATCGACCGGAAATCAGCACTCGATTTTCTCAAGTCGCGTCGGATAAAAGAATTCTGGAAATGGTGATGCAGGTTCTGGGCAGCGAGGTTTATATGCATCAGTCGCGGGTGAACCTGAAACCGGGATTTGCCGGCAAGGAATTTTTCTGGCATTCCGATTTTGAAACCTGGCATGTCGAAGATGGTCTGCCTCGGATGCGCACTGTCAGTTGCTCTCTCCTGCTGGATCATAATTATGAGTTTAATGCCCCGTTAATGTTACTCCCGGGTTCGCATCGTAAATTCGTCACCTGCATCGGACAGGCACCCGAAAAGCATTATCAAACTTCACTGAAACAGCAAAAATATGGGGTACCCGATCCGGAATCACTCACTCAGCTGGTGAAGGAACATGGGATTACACAGGCGACAGGGCCCGCTGGATCGTTACTGTTGTTTGACTGTAACGCCCTGCATGGTTCTAATGGGAATATTACACCGTTTCCGCGGTCTAACCTTTTTTTCGTCTATAACAGTATCTGGAACCAGCTCGCGAAACCTTTCTGCAATCATCAGCCACGACCTGAATTTATCGCCTCACGTGAATTCAGCAACACAATGAAACCCAGAGAATTCATCTGA
- a CDS encoding TRAP transporter small permease, producing the protein MNRLFQMIQKIEAFLLAWSIIAIAALSIGNVFCRAVLGFSVSFTGELSQFLIIIVTFVGLSYAASRGRHIRMTAFYDQLNQRWRKILMIAISGLTSLLMLILAWYAFEYISTVRFLETVSPVLQVPLYLVYLFVPLGLLLTAIQYGLTVLKNLTSPDVYISYSQKDEYETTVVGEL; encoded by the coding sequence ATGAACCGCCTCTTTCAGATGATTCAGAAAATCGAAGCTTTCCTGCTGGCCTGGTCGATCATTGCGATTGCCGCGTTATCCATCGGAAATGTGTTCTGCCGGGCCGTGCTCGGCTTCAGTGTCTCCTTTACCGGGGAACTGTCCCAGTTCCTGATCATCATTGTGACCTTTGTAGGTTTGAGCTACGCTGCCAGCCGCGGACGCCACATTCGCATGACGGCATTCTACGATCAGCTCAACCAGCGCTGGCGTAAGATCCTGATGATTGCCATCAGCGGGTTAACCTCACTTCTCATGTTAATCCTTGCCTGGTACGCGTTCGAATATATTTCCACGGTCCGCTTTTTAGAGACCGTCTCTCCCGTCTTGCAGGTTCCCCTGTATTTGGTCTATCTGTTTGTGCCACTCGGCCTGCTGCTGACAGCCATTCAGTATGGCTTAACGGTTCTGAAGAATCTGACTTCCCCCGATGTGTATATCTCGTATAGCCAGAAGGACGAATATGAAACCACAGTGGTAGGGGAACTCTGA
- a CDS encoding TRAP transporter large permease: MLVLLMLGFPMKVPLITAALAVLLVFHPDVTPAVLIQQMIGGIKPAALIAVPMFIFAADIMTRGNSANRLLDLVTAFVGHLRGGLPIASAISCTLFGAMSGSTQATVVAIGGPLRPQLLRAGYSDSFTTALIINASDIALLIPPSIGMIVYGVVSGTSIGEMFIAGIGPGLLVLLMFCIYCWIASIRMQIPRQPKADHATRRTAIQRALLPLGFPLIIIGGIYSGIFSPTEAAAVSVLYAGILEIVCFRDLSLKDIPDIALSTGLVTAVVFILVGAGAGFSWVISFAQLPDALINNWLGLTPDSGYWTIMLTIAIAYFIGCMFVDPIVVILILTPIFHPVAAAAGIDPVLVGIVVTLQVAIGSATPPFGCDIFTAIAVFRRPYLEVIRGTPPFIAILLLAGVLLIAFPSISLFLRDLAFN; this comes from the coding sequence ATGCTGGTGCTGTTGATGCTGGGCTTTCCCATGAAAGTCCCCCTCATCACGGCAGCATTGGCGGTTCTGCTGGTGTTTCATCCGGATGTAACCCCCGCGGTTTTGATTCAGCAGATGATCGGCGGTATTAAACCGGCAGCGCTGATTGCTGTCCCGATGTTTATTTTTGCTGCGGATATCATGACACGCGGGAATTCAGCCAATCGATTACTCGACCTGGTGACCGCGTTTGTAGGGCACCTGCGCGGCGGCCTGCCCATCGCCAGCGCCATCAGCTGTACGCTGTTTGGGGCCATGTCCGGTTCGACACAGGCAACCGTTGTCGCAATAGGCGGTCCCCTGCGTCCGCAATTACTCAGAGCCGGTTATTCCGATTCTTTCACCACCGCTCTGATTATCAATGCCAGTGATATCGCTCTCTTGATTCCACCCAGTATCGGCATGATTGTGTATGGCGTTGTTTCGGGAACTTCCATCGGCGAGATGTTCATCGCCGGTATTGGTCCTGGTCTGCTGGTACTGCTGATGTTCTGCATCTACTGCTGGATTGCTTCTATTCGGATGCAGATTCCCCGACAACCCAAAGCGGATCACGCGACGCGCCGCACCGCAATTCAACGTGCATTGCTGCCTTTGGGCTTTCCACTGATTATCATCGGAGGCATCTATTCCGGTATTTTCAGCCCGACGGAAGCCGCCGCTGTTTCTGTCCTTTATGCTGGCATATTAGAAATCGTCTGTTTTCGGGATCTCTCGCTGAAAGACATTCCTGATATTGCACTGTCGACGGGGCTTGTGACTGCGGTCGTTTTTATCCTCGTAGGTGCTGGTGCGGGATTCAGCTGGGTGATTTCGTTTGCCCAACTTCCCGACGCACTCATCAATAACTGGCTGGGGCTGACTCCCGATTCTGGCTACTGGACCATTATGCTGACGATTGCCATCGCCTATTTTATCGGCTGCATGTTCGTTGATCCGATTGTGGTGATCCTGATCCTGACCCCCATTTTCCATCCCGTCGCAGCGGCAGCCGGCATTGATCCAGTGCTGGTTGGAATCGTCGTGACTCTGCAGGTCGCGATCGGCTCGGCCACGCCGCCGTTCGGTTGTGATATTTTTACGGCGATCGCGGTCTTCCGCCGCCCTTATCTGGAAGTCATTCGAGGCACGCCTCCCTTTATTGCCATCCTGCTGCTCGCAGGTGTCTTACTGATCGCCTTCCCCAGTATTTCCCTTTTCCTACGCGATCTGGCTTTTAACTGA
- a CDS encoding TRAP transporter substrate-binding protein has protein sequence MMNSAFYLKLIQLSGLLICLILPSACESEGTASTEEPVVQWRFAIEETIGSVQHQYAIKFKELIETRSAGKIEVTIYPYGTLGTSDQITELVDMEVIQFAMASPGHLGKLIPEVQVFLLHFLFSDDDEINNKVLNEDPKLQETFDELYARKDLKLLSIFSEGWQVWTTKKDIQTPDDFQGVKMRVMTTPLLLAAYEAYGASPTPLPYSEVYSALQLNMIDGQENPVFAIQEMNFYEVTDWMIFARHAPFITTAVTNRKFFNSLSPERQKLVLGVVSDLNGYILDVQKQFNRERLNLIRKNRPKLKIVDELTPEARAAFREASQPVREQFIEMTGEDGRKLLEEIKATIKNYEDRQTQ, from the coding sequence ATGATGAACAGCGCATTCTATCTCAAATTGATTCAGTTATCGGGGCTGCTGATCTGCCTCATTCTACCTTCTGCCTGTGAGTCAGAGGGGACCGCTTCGACTGAAGAACCGGTAGTGCAGTGGCGATTTGCCATTGAAGAAACGATCGGCAGTGTGCAGCATCAATACGCGATCAAGTTCAAGGAACTGATTGAAACGCGGTCTGCAGGCAAAATCGAAGTCACGATTTATCCCTATGGCACCCTGGGGACTTCGGACCAGATCACCGAACTCGTCGATATGGAAGTCATCCAGTTTGCGATGGCTTCGCCGGGACATCTGGGAAAACTGATACCGGAGGTCCAGGTCTTCCTGCTCCACTTTCTGTTTTCCGATGACGACGAAATCAATAACAAGGTCCTCAACGAAGACCCTAAACTGCAGGAAACATTCGATGAACTTTATGCCCGCAAAGATCTGAAGCTGCTTTCGATTTTTTCCGAAGGCTGGCAAGTCTGGACGACGAAGAAAGACATCCAGACTCCCGATGATTTCCAGGGAGTGAAAATGCGGGTCATGACGACGCCACTGTTACTGGCCGCGTACGAAGCCTATGGTGCCAGCCCGACCCCCCTACCTTACTCCGAAGTATACTCGGCTCTGCAGCTCAATATGATCGACGGTCAGGAGAACCCGGTCTTCGCGATTCAGGAAATGAATTTCTATGAAGTCACCGACTGGATGATTTTTGCGCGACATGCCCCCTTCATCACAACCGCAGTCACCAATCGTAAGTTTTTTAACTCACTCTCCCCGGAAAGGCAGAAACTGGTACTGGGCGTCGTTTCCGATTTGAACGGTTACATTCTGGACGTACAGAAGCAGTTCAACCGGGAGCGATTGAATCTGATTCGTAAAAACAGACCCAAGCTGAAAATCGTCGACGAACTTACCCCCGAAGCCCGCGCCGCATTTCGCGAAGCCAGTCAGCCCGTCCGCGAGCAGTTCATCGAGATGACGGGTGAGGATGGCCGCAAACTGCTCGAAGAAATCAAAGCGACGATTAAAAATTATGAAGACAGGCAGACTCAATAA
- a CDS encoding DUF1559 domain-containing protein, translating to MIYQDKTRKGFTLIELLVVIAIIAILIALLLPAVQQAREAARRSDCRNKMKQLGLALHNYLETHSVLPPSAVAKGLCSTGVAASNTLNGNGLVLLLPYLDQSALYNQLNFSLAFDDYGAGSAPLPSGGATSNADLVNRRMTIFNCPSDPGPQGIPSSSSYMLPGGSNEHRTNYDFIVYRLTYNNCHGWTSRAASQRTMFEDGSKCRPRDVTDGMSNTAMMAETRQACCGNGANANWGGRGYTQIGLSLSGVTPNRTTRNSSSYPGGVKDFAPWLGDWNTTGSLHVGGLHVLLGDGAVRFMGDNTDYSIRLNLDRIADGNVIGEW from the coding sequence ATGATTTACCAAGATAAAACCCGCAAGGGATTTACGCTGATTGAGCTATTGGTCGTGATCGCGATTATTGCCATTCTGATCGCATTGCTTTTACCAGCAGTCCAGCAGGCGCGTGAAGCGGCCCGTCGTTCTGACTGCCGTAACAAAATGAAACAGCTGGGATTGGCCTTACACAACTACCTGGAAACACACTCTGTCCTGCCTCCCAGTGCCGTAGCCAAAGGACTCTGTTCGACCGGGGTTGCCGCCAGCAATACCTTGAATGGTAACGGGCTGGTTCTGCTGCTCCCCTATCTGGATCAAAGTGCCCTGTATAATCAGCTCAATTTCAGTCTGGCCTTCGATGATTACGGTGCGGGAAGTGCGCCACTCCCCAGTGGCGGCGCAACTTCGAACGCAGATCTGGTGAACCGGAGAATGACGATCTTTAACTGCCCCTCCGATCCCGGTCCCCAGGGAATCCCGTCCAGCAGCAGTTACATGCTTCCCGGCGGTTCGAATGAACATCGTACTAACTACGATTTCATTGTCTATCGACTAACCTACAACAACTGTCATGGCTGGACCTCCCGGGCAGCGAGCCAGCGCACCATGTTTGAAGATGGCAGCAAATGCCGTCCCCGAGATGTCACTGACGGAATGTCGAATACCGCCATGATGGCAGAGACGCGCCAGGCCTGTTGCGGTAACGGCGCCAACGCCAACTGGGGTGGCAGAGGTTATACACAAATTGGTCTGAGTCTGAGCGGCGTCACGCCGAATCGAACCACGCGTAACAGTTCCAGCTATCCGGGTGGTGTTAAGGATTTTGCTCCCTGGCTGGGTGACTGGAATACAACAGGCAGTCTGCACGTTGGTGGACTTCATGTTCTGCTGGGTGATGGCGCAGTACGATTCATGGGCGACAATACAGACTACTCAATTCGATTGAATCTGGATCGCATTGCAGATGGTAATGTGATTGGAGAATGGTGA
- a CDS encoding RNA 2'-phosphotransferase, whose amino-acid sequence MNEKELKKKSKFLSLILRHQPETVGITLDDSGWVDVEVLLAAMSQQGKGMSRATLDTVVQSNDKQRFSFNAEGTRIRANQGHSISVDLGYTTAVPPEILFHGTPDKFIEPISQEGLKKMNRHHVHLHVDEQTSIAVGRRRGRPVLLQVRALEMHQAGWEFFVTPNQVWLTDSVPVEYIEFP is encoded by the coding sequence ATGAACGAAAAAGAATTAAAAAAGAAAAGCAAATTCCTGAGTCTGATTCTCAGGCACCAGCCGGAAACCGTCGGGATCACACTGGACGATTCAGGCTGGGTCGATGTCGAAGTATTACTGGCAGCGATGTCTCAGCAGGGGAAGGGGATGTCGCGCGCGACACTCGACACCGTCGTGCAGTCCAATGACAAACAGCGGTTTTCCTTCAACGCAGAAGGAACTCGCATTCGTGCCAACCAGGGGCATTCGATTTCCGTCGACCTGGGATATACTACAGCCGTTCCCCCTGAAATCCTGTTTCATGGCACCCCCGACAAATTCATCGAACCCATTTCGCAGGAAGGGCTCAAAAAAATGAATCGGCATCATGTGCATCTGCACGTGGACGAGCAGACCAGCATCGCCGTCGGTCGCAGACGCGGCAGACCGGTGTTACTGCAGGTCCGGGCACTGGAAATGCATCAGGCAGGCTGGGAGTTTTTTGTGACGCCGAACCAGGTCTGGCTGACAGACAGCGTACCCGTCGAGTATATTGAGTTTCCCTGA
- the pncA gene encoding bifunctional nicotinamidase/pyrazinamidase, with the protein MNALILVDLQYDFMPGGSLAVPEGDQVVPVANELISEFDLVVATQDWHPADHLSFASQHPDREIGEQIDLAGLEQILWPDHCVQDTRGAEFHADLKQGQIDRIFPKGTDRLIDSYSGFYDNGHQKSTGLGEYLQEQGVQSVTVLGLAADYCVKWTALDAVKLGFQTRLIERGCRGVDLSPGDVHRAYQEMQHAGVKIIE; encoded by the coding sequence ATGAATGCATTAATTCTGGTGGACCTGCAATATGACTTTATGCCCGGCGGTTCGCTGGCGGTTCCCGAGGGGGATCAGGTGGTTCCGGTCGCCAATGAGTTGATATCGGAGTTCGATCTGGTCGTAGCGACCCAGGACTGGCATCCCGCCGATCATTTGAGTTTTGCCAGTCAGCATCCCGATCGAGAGATCGGAGAGCAGATTGACCTGGCGGGCCTGGAACAGATTCTCTGGCCCGATCATTGTGTGCAAGATACGCGGGGCGCGGAATTTCATGCGGATTTGAAACAGGGCCAGATTGATAGGATCTTTCCCAAGGGAACAGACCGGCTGATTGACAGTTACAGTGGCTTCTATGATAACGGCCATCAGAAGTCGACCGGCCTGGGTGAATATCTGCAAGAGCAGGGGGTGCAGTCCGTTACGGTACTGGGACTGGCTGCTGATTATTGTGTGAAATGGACGGCGCTGGATGCTGTGAAACTGGGATTCCAGACCCGCTTGATCGAGCGGGGATGTCGAGGCGTTGATCTCAGTCCGGGGGACGTGCATCGCGCTTACCAGGAAATGCAGCACGCAGGCGTAAAAATTATTGAATAA
- a CDS encoding NUDIX hydrolase: MKFSYEYPRAALTVDCVVFGLDEDDLQVLLIQRDLPPFEGDWALPGGFVRLEESLEEAARRELQEETGIENVFLEQLYTIGDVDRDPRERVVTVAYYALVNLSDHRVQAATDARNAAWFAVDDVPTLAFDHPMILETAHERLRGKVRYQPIGFELLPPKFTLRQIQHLYEVILDRQLDKRNFRKKILSMGILIELDEVETDVAHRAARLYKFDHRKYKRLTKQGFHFEI; the protein is encoded by the coding sequence ATGAAATTTAGTTATGAATATCCCCGGGCCGCTTTAACCGTCGACTGTGTCGTGTTCGGCCTGGACGAAGACGATCTGCAGGTGCTGTTGATTCAGCGTGACCTGCCTCCCTTTGAAGGAGACTGGGCCTTGCCGGGAGGCTTTGTTCGGTTGGAAGAATCGCTGGAAGAGGCCGCCCGCCGGGAACTGCAGGAAGAGACGGGAATCGAAAACGTTTTTCTAGAGCAGCTTTATACGATCGGGGATGTGGACCGTGATCCGCGTGAACGGGTCGTTACGGTTGCCTATTATGCGCTGGTGAATCTTTCCGATCACCGCGTCCAGGCAGCTACAGATGCTCGCAACGCCGCCTGGTTCGCCGTGGATGATGTGCCCACACTCGCCTTTGACCACCCGATGATTTTAGAAACGGCGCACGAACGCCTGCGGGGCAAAGTCCGCTACCAGCCGATTGGTTTCGAACTGCTGCCACCCAAGTTTACACTGCGTCAGATACAACATCTGTATGAAGTCATCCTGGATCGTCAGCTTGACAAGCGCAATTTCCGGAAAAAGATTCTCAGCATGGGAATTCTGATCGAACTGGATGAAGTGGAGACGGATGTGGCACATCGAGCCGCCCGACTCTACAAATTCGATCATCGCAAATACAAACGCCTGACAAAACAGGGCTTTCATTTTGAGATTTAG
- the nadE gene encoding NAD(+) synthase: MQLIQVAAVALNQTPLEWAGNMQNIQAAISTAREQGASLICLPELCITGYGCEDAFFSPDIQQRAIRALQELLPFTEGIAVSVGLPLLHGGGLYNCACLIANQQILGFVAKNHLAGDGIHYEPRWFKAWNSTHVSQIEIEGQLYPIGNLIFECGGIRIGFEICEDAWAARRPGHALSQAAVDLILNPSASHFAFGKQEIRRRLVLESSRAYGVSYIYSNLLGNEAGRIIYDGAALIASNGALLAEGPRLSFQDVVVTSTVIDIDLNRMNRARLMSFQPDQLGQSESRVVASFHFPEIDPKPLSQSAEGWETSPAVKAEEFSRAVALGLFDYLRKSRSQGFVVSLSGGADSSAVATLVWLLVKLGVAELGLQAFQSKLSHVSDLTQAKAVQDLVSRLLTCVYQSTRNSSETTKQAAAKLAEAIGADYLKLDVDSIVQDYVGLVSNALDRELNWDSDDIALQNIQARVRAPGVWMIANLRNALLLATSNRSEAAVGYTTMDGDTCGGLSPISGIDKAFLRHWLLWMENSGPAGAENLPILKLVNQQEPTAELRPEASHQTDETDLMPYELLDWIERAAIRDKHGPVDLYRLARTQFSDYQPAQLSAWITRFFQLWSRNQWKRERYAPSFHLDDENLDPKTWCRFPILSGSYQRELEELREFVDEESLN, encoded by the coding sequence ATGCAACTGATTCAGGTCGCCGCCGTTGCACTTAACCAGACGCCGCTGGAGTGGGCAGGCAACATGCAGAACATTCAGGCGGCCATCTCCACAGCGCGCGAACAGGGGGCGAGCCTGATCTGTCTGCCGGAATTATGTATCACCGGCTATGGTTGTGAAGATGCTTTCTTTTCACCGGATATTCAACAGAGGGCAATCCGCGCGCTGCAGGAACTGCTGCCGTTTACGGAAGGAATTGCAGTTTCTGTGGGACTTCCGCTGCTGCATGGGGGCGGGCTCTATAACTGTGCCTGCCTGATTGCGAATCAACAGATATTAGGTTTTGTGGCTAAGAATCATCTGGCAGGAGACGGAATCCATTACGAACCACGCTGGTTCAAGGCCTGGAATTCAACGCATGTGAGCCAGATTGAAATTGAAGGCCAATTATATCCAATCGGAAATCTGATTTTTGAATGTGGCGGAATCCGAATCGGATTTGAAATCTGTGAAGATGCCTGGGCCGCCCGTCGGCCGGGACATGCCTTATCACAGGCGGCCGTCGATCTGATTTTGAATCCCAGCGCCAGCCACTTTGCTTTTGGAAAGCAGGAAATACGGCGTCGTCTCGTACTGGAAAGCTCACGTGCCTATGGTGTCAGCTACATCTATTCCAATTTACTGGGCAACGAAGCCGGACGCATCATTTATGATGGAGCGGCTTTAATCGCCAGTAATGGCGCTTTGCTGGCTGAAGGTCCCAGGCTCTCATTTCAAGATGTGGTCGTCACGTCCACTGTGATTGACATTGATCTGAACCGTATGAACCGTGCCCGCCTGATGAGTTTTCAACCAGATCAACTCGGGCAGAGCGAAAGCCGGGTCGTCGCATCGTTTCATTTCCCGGAGATTGATCCAAAACCTTTGTCACAGTCAGCAGAAGGCTGGGAAACTTCTCCAGCGGTGAAAGCAGAAGAGTTTTCCCGGGCAGTCGCCCTGGGCTTGTTTGATTATCTACGTAAAAGTCGCTCTCAGGGCTTTGTGGTTTCTCTGAGTGGGGGAGCCGATTCTTCTGCCGTGGCGACACTGGTCTGGTTGCTGGTGAAACTGGGAGTGGCTGAACTGGGGCTTCAAGCCTTCCAGTCGAAGTTATCTCACGTTTCTGATCTCACCCAGGCAAAGGCAGTACAGGACCTGGTGTCCCGGTTACTGACGTGCGTGTATCAGTCAACTCGTAACAGTTCTGAAACCACTAAACAGGCGGCAGCAAAACTTGCCGAAGCCATAGGGGCTGACTATCTCAAACTGGATGTCGATTCAATCGTACAGGATTATGTCGGTCTTGTCTCCAATGCGCTGGACCGCGAATTGAACTGGGATTCAGACGATATTGCGCTGCAGAACATACAGGCGCGGGTGCGTGCACCAGGGGTCTGGATGATCGCCAATTTACGGAATGCGCTTCTGCTGGCGACCAGCAACCGTTCTGAAGCCGCGGTCGGCTATACGACAATGGACGGAGATACCTGTGGCGGACTTTCCCCCATTTCCGGAATTGATAAAGCATTCTTAAGACACTGGTTGCTCTGGATGGAAAATTCAGGACCAGCAGGAGCAGAGAATCTGCCAATTCTGAAACTGGTCAACCAACAGGAGCCGACTGCTGAACTGCGTCCTGAAGCATCCCACCAGACGGATGAAACCGATCTCATGCCTTATGAGCTGCTGGACTGGATCGAACGGGCCGCCATCAGGGATAAACATGGTCCCGTTGATCTGTATCGGCTGGCGCGAACTCAGTTTTCGGACTATCAGCCAGCGCAGCTGTCTGCCTGGATCACTCGCTTCTTTCAACTCTGGTCACGCAATCAATGGAAGCGCGAACGCTATGCACCCTCATTTCATCTGGACGATGAAAATCTGGACCCCAAAACCTGGTGTCGTTTTCCGATTCTCTCAGGCAGCTATCAGCGGGAACTGGAAGAACTGCGCGAGTTTGTTGACGAAGAAAGTTTAAACTGA
- a CDS encoding nicotinate phosphoribosyltransferase, translating into MSKLSQIYQTPLALLTDLYQLTMAQGYWKSGRSEQEAVFHLFFRKNPFQGGFTIAAGLEYVLDYLKQFRFTDCDVDYLASLEGNDGASLFSAEFLSYLTRLELRCDLDAVPEGTVVFPHEPLVRVRGPILQCQLLETALLNLVNYQSLIATKSARICAAAGSDPVLEFGLRRAQGIDGGLAASRAAYLGGCAATSNVLAGKLFQIPVKGTHAHSWVMSFDDELAAFEEYADAMPNNCVFLVDTYDTLDGVRNAIQVGLQLRKSGHEMVGIRLDSGDLAYLSIEARQLLDEAGLTNVAIVASNDLDEGIITSLKTQGATIAVWGVGTKLVTAYDQPALGGVYKLGAIQNETGHWERKLKLSEQAIKTSTPGILQVRRFFNSEGAMADMIYDELNPQPVSDIVVDPLDPTRRRLLSRDLEAKDLLIPVVRAGQIVKECETLTQIRQRVQQQLSQFHTSVRRHTTPHEYPVGLEQELHEFKTAEILRARHPHPM; encoded by the coding sequence ATGTCAAAATTATCACAAATCTATCAGACGCCTTTGGCCCTGCTGACCGATCTGTATCAGCTGACAATGGCGCAGGGGTACTGGAAATCGGGTCGTTCAGAACAGGAAGCGGTGTTTCATCTGTTCTTTCGTAAAAATCCCTTTCAGGGAGGATTCACGATTGCAGCCGGGCTGGAGTATGTGCTCGATTACCTGAAACAGTTTCGATTCACGGACTGTGATGTTGATTATCTTGCCAGCCTGGAGGGGAATGATGGCGCGTCCCTCTTTTCTGCTGAATTTTTGTCATATCTGACCCGGCTCGAACTCCGCTGCGATCTCGATGCCGTGCCCGAAGGGACAGTCGTCTTTCCCCATGAACCACTGGTCCGGGTGAGAGGGCCCATTCTGCAGTGTCAGTTACTGGAAACGGCGCTACTGAATCTGGTCAATTATCAGTCCCTGATTGCCACTAAATCAGCCCGGATCTGTGCAGCAGCTGGATCTGACCCGGTACTGGAGTTCGGCCTGAGACGTGCGCAGGGCATCGATGGCGGTCTGGCTGCCAGCCGCGCCGCTTATCTGGGAGGTTGTGCCGCGACGTCAAATGTGCTGGCAGGAAAGCTGTTTCAGATTCCTGTGAAAGGCACACACGCTCACAGCTGGGTCATGTCGTTCGACGATGAGCTGGCTGCGTTTGAAGAATATGCCGATGCCATGCCGAATAACTGTGTCTTTCTGGTAGACACCTATGACACTTTGGATGGCGTTCGCAATGCGATTCAAGTCGGGCTCCAGTTGCGAAAATCGGGACATGAAATGGTAGGAATTCGACTGGATTCCGGGGATTTGGCCTATCTGAGTATAGAAGCGCGGCAGTTGCTGGATGAAGCCGGATTAACAAACGTCGCTATCGTCGCCAGCAATGATCTGGATGAAGGGATCATCACCAGTCTCAAAACACAGGGAGCAACCATTGCTGTCTGGGGCGTGGGAACAAAACTGGTGACCGCCTACGACCAACCGGCACTGGGGGGAGTTTACAAGCTCGGGGCGATTCAGAATGAAACCGGTCATTGGGAACGTAAACTCAAATTGTCTGAACAGGCCATTAAAACATCCACTCCGGGCATCCTGCAGGTACGCCGCTTCTTCAATTCGGAAGGTGCGATGGCAGATATGATCTATGATGAGTTAAATCCACAGCCTGTCAGTGATATTGTGGTAGACCCTCTGGATCCGACGCGGCGTCGTCTGCTCAGTCGGGATCTCGAGGCAAAAGACCTGCTGATACCGGTTGTCAGAGCGGGACAGATTGTGAAGGAATGTGAAACACTGACTCAGATTCGGCAGCGTGTGCAACAGCAACTGTCACAGTTCCATACGAGTGTTCGCCGTCATACGACTCCACATGAATACCCCGTGGGACTTGAACAGGAACTGCATGAATTTAAAACAGCGGAAATACTCAGAGCCCGGCATCCGCATCCGATGTAA